From the Platichthys flesus chromosome 6, fPlaFle2.1, whole genome shotgun sequence genome, one window contains:
- the csnk2a2b gene encoding casein kinase II subunit alpha' isoform X2, whose product MPGPVAGSKSRVYADVNTLKSREYWDYEAHVPNWNNQEDYQLVRKLGRGKYSEVFEAINITNNEKVVVKILKPVKKKKIKREIKILENLRGGTNIIRLVDTVKDPVELYQKLTDYDIRFYMYELLKALDYCHSMGIMHRDVKPHNVMIDHQLRKLRLIDWGLAEFYHPSQEYNVRVASRYFKGPELLVDYQMYDYSLDMWSLGCMLASMIFQKEPFFHGQDNYDQLVRIAKVLGTDELFGYLRKYHIELDPRFKDLLGQQSRKRWEQFVQTENQHLVSPEALDLLDKLLRYDHQQRLTATEAMEHPYFYPVVKEQSLSNSDNNMVSSVNTTAR is encoded by the exons ATGCCGGGTCCGGTGGCCGGTAGCAAGTCCCGTGTGTACGCAGACGTCAACACCCTGAAGAGCCGGGAGTACTGGGACTACGAGGCCCACGTCCCCAACTGGAA CAACCAGGAGGACTACCAGCTGGTTCGTAAGCTGGGCAGAGGGAAGTACAGCGAAGTGTTCGAGGCGATCAACATCACCAACAATGAGAAGGTGGTGGTCAAGATCCTGAAG CCggtcaagaagaagaagatcaagCGAGAGATCAAGATCCTGGAGAACCTGCGAGGTGGGACCAACATCATCCGACTGGTGGACACAGTCAAAGACCCAGTG GAGCTGTACCAGAAGTTGACAGATTACGATATCCGTTTCTATATGTATGAACTACTGAAG GCTCTGGACTACTGTCACAGCATGGGAATCATGCACCGTGACGTCAAACCACACAATGTGATGATTGATCACCAGCTGAGAAAG CTTCGTCTAATAGACTGGGGACTGGCAGAGTTCTACCACCCGTCCCAGGAGTACAACGTCAGAGTGGCCTCACGATACTTCAAGGGCCCCGAACTGCTGGTGGACtaccag atgtATGACTACAGTCTAGACATGTGGAGCTTGGGCTGCATGTTGGCCAGTATGATCTTTCAGAAAGAGCCCTTCTTCCACGGACAAGACAACTACGATCAG TTGGTGCGAATTGCCAAGGTGCTGGGGACGGACGAGCTGTTCGGATACCTGCGCAAATACCACATTGAACTGGACCCGCGCTTCAAAGACCTGCTGGGACA GCAGAGCAGGAAGCGCTGGGAGCAGTTTGTGCAGACGGAGAACCAGCACTTGGTGAGTCCAGAAGCTCTGGACCTGCTGGACAAGCTGCTACGCTACGACCACCAACAGAGGCTGACGGCCACAGAGGCCATGGAGCACCCGTACTTCT ATCCAGTAGTAAAAGAACAGTCTCTGTCAAACTCTGACAACAACATGGTTTCCAGTGTTAACACCACAGCGCGGTGA
- the csnk2a2b gene encoding casein kinase II subunit alpha' isoform X1, with product MPGPVAGSKSRVYADVNTLKSREYWDYEAHVPNWNNQEDYQLVRKLGRGKYSEVFEAINITNNEKVVVKILKPVKKKKIKREIKILENLRGGTNIIRLVDTVKDPVSRTPALVFECINNTDFKELYQKLTDYDIRFYMYELLKALDYCHSMGIMHRDVKPHNVMIDHQLRKLRLIDWGLAEFYHPSQEYNVRVASRYFKGPELLVDYQMYDYSLDMWSLGCMLASMIFQKEPFFHGQDNYDQLVRIAKVLGTDELFGYLRKYHIELDPRFKDLLGQQSRKRWEQFVQTENQHLVSPEALDLLDKLLRYDHQQRLTATEAMEHPYFYPVVKEQSLSNSDNNMVSSVNTTAR from the exons ATGCCGGGTCCGGTGGCCGGTAGCAAGTCCCGTGTGTACGCAGACGTCAACACCCTGAAGAGCCGGGAGTACTGGGACTACGAGGCCCACGTCCCCAACTGGAA CAACCAGGAGGACTACCAGCTGGTTCGTAAGCTGGGCAGAGGGAAGTACAGCGAAGTGTTCGAGGCGATCAACATCACCAACAATGAGAAGGTGGTGGTCAAGATCCTGAAG CCggtcaagaagaagaagatcaagCGAGAGATCAAGATCCTGGAGAACCTGCGAGGTGGGACCAACATCATCCGACTGGTGGACACAGTCAAAGACCCAGTG TCCAGAACTCCGGCGCTCGTCTTTGAATGCATCAATAACACAGACTTCAAG GAGCTGTACCAGAAGTTGACAGATTACGATATCCGTTTCTATATGTATGAACTACTGAAG GCTCTGGACTACTGTCACAGCATGGGAATCATGCACCGTGACGTCAAACCACACAATGTGATGATTGATCACCAGCTGAGAAAG CTTCGTCTAATAGACTGGGGACTGGCAGAGTTCTACCACCCGTCCCAGGAGTACAACGTCAGAGTGGCCTCACGATACTTCAAGGGCCCCGAACTGCTGGTGGACtaccag atgtATGACTACAGTCTAGACATGTGGAGCTTGGGCTGCATGTTGGCCAGTATGATCTTTCAGAAAGAGCCCTTCTTCCACGGACAAGACAACTACGATCAG TTGGTGCGAATTGCCAAGGTGCTGGGGACGGACGAGCTGTTCGGATACCTGCGCAAATACCACATTGAACTGGACCCGCGCTTCAAAGACCTGCTGGGACA GCAGAGCAGGAAGCGCTGGGAGCAGTTTGTGCAGACGGAGAACCAGCACTTGGTGAGTCCAGAAGCTCTGGACCTGCTGGACAAGCTGCTACGCTACGACCACCAACAGAGGCTGACGGCCACAGAGGCCATGGAGCACCCGTACTTCT ATCCAGTAGTAAAAGAACAGTCTCTGTCAAACTCTGACAACAACATGGTTTCCAGTGTTAACACCACAGCGCGGTGA